In one Variovorax sp. PBL-H6 genomic region, the following are encoded:
- the qacG2 gene encoding quaternary ammonium compound efflux SMR transporter QacG2: MKNWLFLATAIISEVIATSALKSSEGFTRLVPSFIVVAGYAAAFYFLSLTLKSIPVGIAYAVWSGLGIVLVTAIAWVLHGQKLDMWGFVGVGFIISGVAVLNLLSKASVH, encoded by the coding sequence TTGAAAAATTGGTTATTTCTGGCTACGGCCATTATTTCTGAGGTCATTGCAACCTCTGCGCTCAAGTCTAGTGAGGGCTTTACTAGGTTAGTACCGTCTTTTATCGTCGTAGCGGGATACGCTGCTGCTTTTTATTTCCTGTCGCTGACACTCAAATCGATTCCTGTTGGAATCGCCTACGCAGTTTGGTCGGGCCTCGGGATCGTCTTGGTCACTGCGATTGCATGGGTTTTGCATGGTCAAAAACTAGATATGTGGGGATTTGTTGGTGTCGGCTTCATTATCAGCGGCGTTGCTGTGCTCAACTTGCTATCTAAGGCAAGTGTTCACTAA